The DNA window TGAGTTTGCAGGAGACCTCAATACTCTTGTTTCTTTAGATGGCTAGCAGATGGAATTggtaaatattaactgtttacttcTTAAAGTTGAAGTGATTTTTAGGGTGTATGAATTGCATGCTTATTtgagaaataactgaaaattatgtATCGTTAAAAAATTTGTATAGGTTAAACATTCAGGTAATAACTGGGCCATCACATTCTAACATTTCTTTATAcaaatttttataagttttatatgaatatacatacatgtatgtagAATATTTTCGGGGTCGATTCTTCGGGGGGGGGGCAAGAACAACTATATAGATTTGACTCGTCTATTAATTACCATGTTGACATTCCATTAATATTAGATATATTCTCAGGTTTTAACATTTAAAGCATTTTTACACCTCGTACttttttcacacttgttttttgtttgtttgtttgtttttgaatttcgcacaaagctactcgagggctatttatgctagccgtccctaatttagtggtgtaaaactagagggaaggcagctagtcatcaccacccaccgccaactcttgggctactcttttaccaacgaatagtgggattgaccgtcacattataacgcccccacggctgaaagggcgagcatgtttggcgcgacgggggtgcgaacccgcgatcctcagattacgagtcgcacgccttaacacgcttggtcatgccgggcctttcacaCTTGTAAGAAAACAGATTCAATTAGTAAGTAATGGTAATTAAACAGCTCCAAAATTCCCAGTGTCCAGAAAATGTGAGTTGaaaattgttgatttttaaaatatttttaggtcaaaattttataagttgtttatttttttttgtaactatgAAAGCTGACTTGTTAATggttgttttttacaattacaggTAGGTCAAGTGATCGTTGgtatgttattacatttatttaacgtaatcgatttgtttttataacatattttactgaaaagtgaattaatttcgaatcaaaaacaagatgtttttatttatacgTGAGGGGGTTAGAGGTTACATGAACTACGAATACTATAGTTAGAGAAAACATTAGTCGCTGGTTTTCCcctaaaatgtattttagttaacaaaaattaatgtagTTTTTCTTCCAAATAACTATAATGTGGTATTCCAGTATTCAAGTAACTAATTGACAAAGCACTTCCTTCAAATAGGCATTATTCAGGACGAAGGCAAACAATGGCAGAAAAACAGGCGTTTTACTCTGCACACTCTCCGAGATTTCGGCTTTGGTAAGTTAAGTCTGGAAGGCCGCATTCAAGAGATCACCAAGGACATCCTCAATACCTTGAGAGAGACAAAGGAGATGCCCTATGACGTTTCCATCTTGTTGGCTAACAGTACAGCTAATGTAATATGCAGTCTTATGTTTGATAAGCATTATGATCATCAAAATCCAGAGTTTATAAAACTTCGGAACCTAACGCAAAAGTTTTTATATACTTTACCTGGGGTTACTGCGTTAATACCAATGTCTTATATGAagtaagttaatatatttataataataaaaggacttacctgtgtttttgtgtgtgagtgTGTCTGTGTGATCGCGATATcaccaagaggaaagaacctagaaatcTGAGGTTTTGCATCTGTGCTAAGTACGTAGACCCTGAAAGTGTTCACTTGTGTGTTATTACTTACTGATGCGCATGCGCATATTTTAGATGAGAGAAGCTAGCGAAAAATCatatagaaaagaagtggtttgttttattacaaaatacaaggTGGACCCTGAAGATGTGCATCTGATTAGTGTTGCTTATCTTATCCATGTCCATGCGCATGctcatctttttaatgaggcaaacTATCGAAAAAACACAtagagaagaaatattatgtttttgtgaaataaagattttcaaagtttttttttttgttgttcttctttGCTTAAATATGTTCAGAACACAAACTGACATAATCCTCTGGAACATATCGTTGGAAACCCAAGAAAAGCTGGGTACATTTACTGGTTTATATATGCTAAACAATTATATTTCGAATAAAGCTTTTAAATACACATGCGTTTATTATCTTTTTATCCTCATATGAATAGGTGTTTGTACAGAAACCTATTTGAGTGGTCGTCATATGTTGGCTGTTTATGATTTTCTTAACTCCCGACCCAGAAATTCTCATAAACTATCGGTACCACGGGCGGGTGTTATACAGCGTTTTGTTTTTGGAGGGGGTAGAGAGCTTGAGAGAGCTATAGAAATAATAATTGGTACACTAGGACTTCTGTAAACCTTCAGTGGTGACTTTTCGTAACAGGTATTTAAGAAACGAAATTGGATATAGCGTGGCAGTTGAAGAAGAATATTTGTTATacgtatttgtttattattgttattcgcACTGTTTTGCTGAGTTCCTTTTTCCTATTCTACAACAACAATACGTATATAGAAATTACTCACGCTTATAATTTGCGTACTGTTCAAAAAACTATCAgccaaaacttttttattttttcaggtatTTGCCATCGTTTCTGTTTCCCACTTTTAATACGATGAGTGGAATTAAGAAGGAGTTTCACGAATTTGTGGGAAACATCATACGAGAACACGAGTCAACATTTCAAGAGACGAACCTTCGAGATTATGTGGATGTATACCTGGAACAAAAATACCGAGCAGAGAACGAAGGAAGGACGATCGAGAACACATTCATAGGCAAGTTTCACTCTAACTCTTATTTATACTCGTGACTAGTTACTGTGAAACGTTGTACTTAATGTTACTgcatatacaatatatttaaatcaataattaaaaaactaaaatattgaataatttaaatcTAGCCCTCTCTCTATAAAATGTGCTGTCGATTTGTTTCGTTTTAATGTACATACCAGCGATAATTCCATTACTTGAAATGTGAAACGCGCCAAACTGATGAATGTTGTATACATTAAACGTCAGCATTAGTGTTTTTCTCACATTTATAcgattaaatgtattattttttctcttttctagAAATGGTTGTTTCTCATATAACCTAACAAGATGATATCATGCGCACACTAATAGCctttatattttatgtgataaaatCTGACATCcagtttcaaatattaaaaaataacctaTATAGATTTAATgtagaaaaatcaaaacaaaaacgttttatgtAGAAAcgaaacaatattatttactaaacatACGTGGAGAGATACGTGCATTTATGAATTTGTCAACTGAGCATAGTATATCTAATGCAGTTCTCCTTTAGTTAACGTTTCCATGGGTTGTGATCTCTCAGTAAGACAATGGGAAGTTTATGGATTTCACGTGGTTAACACAGCAAAACAAACATAGGTTGTGAGAATGTGTAGAAAGAAGCAGTTTGTTTTTATGGGTTTCACAAAACTACTGGAGATTTATCTGCACCAACCATTCCTTATTTTGAAAAGATAGAACATAAGGAGGGCAGTTAGTCAATACAGCCCACAGTCAACACGTGGGCTATTCTTTGCCAATGAATAATTAGCCTAATTCGACCAGTTGTAgtacaaaagaaattaattatatcCAAAgatctatatgtatataaataaacgtcaatataTAAGTGTAGGTGTAAATGTCCCTCATATGTTTACACATTTCTTGATCAttcagcaccaaacttgacacagtgatacaggatAACATGAGAAAGGGCATAATctcatatttaattttgtaaaaactaCCATCGCTCTATACTTTTCATCGTTAGAATGAACTATGTAATCACTGATGTcaaaattcttgaaaacagtatgtcgttctttctttctttgcaGTATTGCTATCTTTATCGATTTTTATTACACTTGTAATGCTCATTActttaagaaagaaaaagaaacacagtttttatctttaaaaaacgaTTTTTGTTTAACCTGACCAGCTTTATTTACTGCTACTTTGAATTTAAGaacaaagcaatacaatgggctatctatgttttgcccatcacgggtatcgaagcctagTTCTTAGGGTACTTCATCTAGCAAAAACTGATAGAAAAAGGAGTAAAAGctcaaagtaaacaacaacagcaaaaaaaaaaagagtcaacaTATGTTAAAAGTTTCccaatgggctatccgtgtttTGGTTACCGCAGATATCCAATCCGTAATTTTAGCAGTATAAACCCTCAAGTTTATCATTAAGATACCGAGGGTACAGTCTAatctaaaaacaaatgaaataataaagaaatatttttatttcagttgtatGACTATTTTCAACCAGCTTTTCTCTAATTAGTGGAACGTTTAAAAGCCATTAGTTTGAACATGTTCCTTGCTGGCACTGAGACTACGTCCAATACCCTCTACTGGGGAATGAAGCTAATGACCCTCCATCAAGACATACAGGACCGTATCTATAAAGAGATTGTAGAAGTTGTAGGTAAGGAAAGACTTCCTTCAACGGCTGACCGCAATAACATGCCTTACACAGAGGCTGCAATAATGGAAATTCAACGATTTTCTAACCTTGTACCCTTGGGGATTGCCCATACAAATCCAGGTAATACTTTTAATCTTTTCAGGAATTTCCTTctttaactattttaataaaacttttgattaaactggttattattaaaagaagaatagaagctacacgatggttatttGACAGTAGTAGACTAGAATGAAGGCTggtagtcatgaccacccactgccaactctgtaGGAGCTCTTTTTCAAATGAATAGGGGGGATTAGCCttcgtattataacgcccccatggctgaaagggggagaATATTTGGTTACCTCTCAGGTTACGAATGGAGgaccttaaccacttgaccataccTCACCAGCAACTAAACCagacaatgaaatattaattaaaatctttGTTGTTCGTGTCTAGCGAAAGCTGTATGATGAACTGTATGCACTGTGTCCACCGCGAGATTCGAATTCCGACATTGAATGTGGTAACTCCCTAAAATTATTACTGACCCACCAAGAGACTAAAATTCTTGAATTCAAAATACTGTCACACGAAGTAACAAACGGAGCCGGTATCTATAGCAACCGTTGTCTGGATAATCGATATAACGATAAAATGAAATCTAGATTCTTAAACTATCAAAAAGGAAACCTTTGGATGGAAAATAGAAATATGTTTCATACTGGtcttatttatgaataaaagatGTTTATAGCTTTTTATTTCGCCAAATATTGTAAAGCCTGTGTATgattagaaaa is part of the Tachypleus tridentatus isolate NWPU-2018 chromosome 4, ASM421037v1, whole genome shotgun sequence genome and encodes:
- the LOC143249456 gene encoding cytochrome P450 2U1-like isoform X3 is translated as MPYDVSILLANSTANVICSLMFDKHYDHQNPEFIKLRNLTQKFLYTLPGVTALIPMSYMKYLPSFLFPTFNTMSGIKKEFHEFVGNIIREHESTFQETNLRDYVDVYLEQKYRAENEGRTIENTFIVERLKAISLNMFLAGTETTSNTLYWGMKLMTLHQDIQDRIYKEIVEVVGKERLPSTADRNNMPYTEAAIMEIQRFSNLVPLGIAHTNPEQTTLRGYTIPKRCVVIANFWNVHRDPKYWPEPEKFDPSRFLSADGKLVKREGFIPFGIGKRICLGEALAKMELFLFFTAVLQQFHIKASEGRSQKLWQIYQHSSLTEAL
- the LOC143249456 gene encoding cytochrome P450 2B11-like isoform X2; this encodes MDQPFLKPPLGIIQDEGKQWQKNRRFTLHTLRDFGFGKLSLEGRIQEITKDILNTLRETKEMPYDVSILLANSTANVICSLMFDKHYDHQNPEFIKLRNLTQKFLYTLPGVTALIPMSYMKYLPSFLFPTFNTMSGIKKEFHEFVGNIIREHESTFQETNLRDYVDVYLEQKYRAENEGRTIENTFIVERLKAISLNMFLAGTETTSNTLYWGMKLMTLHQDIQDRIYKEIVEVVGKERLPSTADRNNMPYTEAAIMEIQRFSNLVPLGIAHTNPGKRICLGEALAKMELFLFFTAVLQQFHIKASEGRSQKLWQIYQHSSLTEAL
- the LOC143249456 gene encoding cytochrome P450 2U1-like isoform X1 encodes the protein MDQPFLKPPLGIIQDEGKQWQKNRRFTLHTLRDFGFGKLSLEGRIQEITKDILNTLRETKEMPYDVSILLANSTANVICSLMFDKHYDHQNPEFIKLRNLTQKFLYTLPGVTALIPMSYMKYLPSFLFPTFNTMSGIKKEFHEFVGNIIREHESTFQETNLRDYVDVYLEQKYRAENEGRTIENTFIVERLKAISLNMFLAGTETTSNTLYWGMKLMTLHQDIQDRIYKEIVEVVGKERLPSTADRNNMPYTEAAIMEIQRFSNLVPLGIAHTNPEQTTLRGYTIPKRCVVIANFWNVHRDPKYWPEPEKFDPSRFLSADGKLVKREGFIPFGIGKRICLGEALAKMELFLFFTAVLQQFHIKASEGRSQKLWQIYQHSSLTEAL